The following coding sequences are from one Triticum aestivum cultivar Chinese Spring chromosome 5A, IWGSC CS RefSeq v2.1, whole genome shotgun sequence window:
- the LOC123107716 gene encoding alkane hydroxylase MAH1-like — MLIPFRLELLISTLVLLVPMYLYFRSRSRSKNPAALPINWPIIHMFPSLLVNVHNLLDYFTLVLAGNSHNFRAHGPLGTGMRFFVTCDPANIRHIFTTNYTNFPKGAEFAAIFDIMGDSLFNVDGARALRPRVKIHTVLSSPRLVASMEACCRDKVVNNLLPLFCHMASTNALFDMQELMSRFMFDLATTALFSVDPGLLSTDMPPMDIAVAMDTVMEVGFFRHMMPASCWKVMRWLNIGPERKLGAAHTVLRVFIAKMIERRNIDKVHVSNDEEQEGVDILSSYINDPDFADYDFLCAGLIGLMLALRDTVRTTLTWIFYNLAQNPDIVATIRNELLPIALQKAPTGAGAMVIFEPEEIKSLVYLRATLYETLRLYPPAPLERKTVATEDIMPSGHKVHAGDTVFVSIYSMGRMRDVWGENCLDYNPHRWLSKDGNTLRYVPSHKFLSFNSGPRICPGKDIAVMQMKIIIATVLWNFDVEVLEGQSIRPKSSCILQMENGLIVKLKKRQA; from the coding sequence ATGTTGATTCCATTCCGTCTGGAGTTGCTCATCTCCACACTCGTGCTACTCGTTCCCATGTACTTGTACTTTAGGTCTCGTAGTAGATCAAAGAACCCAGCAGCTCTCCCCATAAACTGGCCAATAATACACATGTTCCCTTCCTTGCTGGTCAACGTCCACAACTTGCTTGACTATTTCACCTTGGTTCTCGCCGGTAACAGCCACAACTTCAGGGCGCATGGCCCACTTGGGACCGGAATGAGGTTCTTCGTTACCTGCGACCCTGCAAACATCCGCCACATCTTCACGACAAACTACACCAACTTCCCCAAGGGCGCGGAGTTCGCTGCCATTTTCGACATCATGGGTGACAGCCTCTTCAACGTCGACGGCGCACGAGCTCTTCGTCCACGAGTGAAGATCCATACTGTACTCAGCAGCCCgcggttggttgccagtatggagGCTTGCTGCCGCGACAAGGTGGTGAACAACCTTCTCCCGTTGTTTTGCCACATGGCAAGCACCAACGCTCTATTTGACATGCAGGAACTAATGTCAAGGTTTATGTTTGACTTGGCCACTACGGCTCTATTTAGCGTGGACCCTGGCCTTCTTTCCACAGACATGCCGCCCATGGACATCGCAGTTGCCATGGATACGGTCATGGAAGTAGGCTTTTTTCGGCACATGATGCCAGCCTCTTGCTGGAAGGTGATGAGGTGGCTAAACATTGGGCCTGAGAGAAAGCTTGGTGCAGCGCACACAGTACTACGAGTGTTCATCGCAAAGATGATCGAACGGAGGAACATCGACAAAGTACATGTTAGTAATGATGAGGAACAAGAGGGTGTGGATATTCTGTCTTCCTACATCAACGACCCAGACTTCGCCGACTACGACTTTCTCTGTGCGGGGCTCATTGGCCTCATGCTCGCTCTGCGGGACACGGTTCGCACGACCCTGACATGGATCTTCTACAACCTCGCTCAGAACCCTGACATCGTGGCAACTATCCGTAATGAATTGTTACCAATTGCATTACAAAAAGCACCCACGGGTGCGGGTGCCATGGTGATCTTTGAGCCAGAGGAGATCAAGTCTCTGGTCTATCTACGAGCCACCTTGTATGAGACTCTCAGGCTCTACCCACCGGCGCCCTTGGAGCGCAAGACGGTGGCCACTGAGGATATCATGCCGAGTGGCCACAAGGTGCATGCAGGTGACACAGTCTTTGTTTCCATCTATTCCATGGGAAGAATGAGGGACGTGTGGGGTGAGAATTGTCTGGACTATAACCCACACAGATGGCTCTCAAAGGACGGCAACACGCTGAGGTACGTACCGTCTCACAAGTTCTTGTCCTTCAACTCAGGCCCGAGGATATGCCCTGGCAAGGACATTGCGGTTATGCAAATGAAGATCATCATCGCCACAGTGTTGTGGAACTTCGATGTGGAGGTATTAGAAGGGCAGAGCATCCGGCCCAAGTCGTCCTGTATACTGCAAATGGAAAATGGGCTCATTGTGAAGCTGAAGAAGCGACAAGCATAA